In Oncorhynchus clarkii lewisi isolate Uvic-CL-2024 chromosome 16, UVic_Ocla_1.0, whole genome shotgun sequence, one genomic interval encodes:
- the LOC139368563 gene encoding YTH domain-containing family protein 1-like, whose protein sequence is MSATSIDPQTSKGQDAKVFPVSVQNGSLHQKETVHDNDFEPYLTGQSNQNNSYQSMTDPYLSSYYAPSIGFPYPLSEAPWSTGGDPPIPYLTPYAPLSNGDHHFMHDTVFGQPGGLGSSIYPHRFNFFPENPAFSTWGTSGSQGQQTQSSAYGGSYSYPPSSLGGTLVPDGQTGFHSDTLSKAPGMNSLEQGMLGLKIGGDVSGNGSGVKSVGSVIGGGAVAQAVSTGNGGTPIGMPPPKPTSWAAIASKPAKPQQLKAKPGMPMGGALPPPPIKHNMDIGTWDNKGSISKVAPPLSHHQQQLHSHGHAHLPHGLPPQQSVQSAQSLVQQMTMGPPPPQSYQNHNSAPPPQTRWVAPRNRNPGYGGGSMDSSGSSSGGGGGVPPGSGPGLENHPVLENLRAAHSYNPKEFDWNLKNGRVFIIKSYSEDDIHRSIKYSIWCSTEHGNKRLDSAFRAINAKGPVYLLFSVNGSGHFCGVAEMLSPVDYGTSAGVWAQDKWKGKFDVDWLFVKDVPNSQLRHIRLENNDNKPVTNSRDTQEVPLEKAKQVLKIIATYKHTTSIFDDFSHYEKRQEEEEVVRKTYEPAPIQRGSRLDQERQNRSKPQ, encoded by the exons ATGTCTGCTACAAGTATTGACCCTCAG ACTTCAAAAGGACAAGACGCTAAAG TCTTTCCGGTTTCAGTGCAAAATGGCTCACTCCACCAGAAGGAAACTGTCCATGATAATGACTTTGAGCCCTATCTCACTGGCCAATCCAATCAG AACAACAGCTACCAATCCATGACTGACCCTTACCTGTCCAGCTACTATGCCCCCTCCATTGGATTCCCCTACCCCCTGAGCGAGGCACCTTGGTCCACCGGTGGCGACCCCCCGATCCCTTACCTGACCCCCTATGCGCCCCTTAGCAATGGAGACCACCACTTCATGCATGACACCGTTTTTGGCCAGCCTGGGGGGCTTGGCAGCAGCATCTACCCACATAGATTTAACTTTTTCCCTGAGAACCCAGCCTTCTCCACCTGGGGTACCAGTGGGTCTCAAGGCCAGCAGACTCAGAGTTCAGCCTATGGGGGCAGCTACAGCTACCCTCCCAGCTCCCTGGGGGGCACACTAGTCCCTGATGGTCAGACAGGGTTCCACAGTGACACACTGAGCAAGGCACCAGGCATGAACAGCCTGGAGCAGGGGATGCTGGGGCTGAAGATAGGTGGGGATGTGTCGGGCAATGGCTCAGGCGTGAAGAGTGTGGGCTCTGTGATCGGCGGTGGTGCTGTGGCTCAGGCTGTTTCTACAGGCAATGGTGGAACACCAATTGGCATGCCCCCTCCTAAGCCCACGTCCTGGGCTGCTATCGCTAGCAAACCAGCCAAGCCACAGCAGCTGAAGGCCAAGCCAGGCATGCCCATGGGGGGAGCCCTGCCACCACCACCCATCAAACACAATATGGACATTGGGACATGGGATAACAAGGGGTCTATAAGCAAAGTGGCCCCTCCACTGTCCCACCACCAGCAGCAGCTCCACTCTCATGGCCATGCCCACCTCCCCCACGGGCTCCCCCCTCAGCAGTCTGTTCAATCTGCCCAGTCCCTTGTGCAGCAGATGACCATGGGCCCGCCCCCCCCGCAGTCATACCAGAACCACAACTCAGCCCCACCCCCTCAGACCCGCTGGGTTGCTCCACGCAACCGTAACCCGGGCTACGGTGGGGGCAGCATGGACAGCAGCGGTTCCTCtagtggtgggggtggaggtgtGCCTCCAGGTTCTGGCCCAGGTCTAGAGAACCACCCTGTTCTGGAGAATCTGCGGGCTGCCCACAGCTACAACCCTAAGGAGTTTGACTGGAACCTGAAGAATGGCCGCGTGTTCATCATCAAGAGCTACTCTGAGGACGACATCCACCGTTCCATCAAGTACTCCATCTGGTGCAGCACAGAGCATGGCAACAAGCGTCTGGACTCAGCCTTCCGTGCCATCAATGCCAAAGGCCCTGTCTATTTGCTGTTCAGCGTCAATGGTAGCGGCCACTTCTGTGGCGTGGCAGAGATGCTCTCGCCCGTGGACTACGGCACCAGTGCTGGCGTTTGGGCGCAGGACAAGTGGAAAGGCAAGTTTGACGTGGACTGGCTGTTTGTGAAAGACGTGCCTAATAGCCAGCTGAGGCACATCAGGCTGGAAAACAACGACAACAAGCCGGTGACCAACTCTAGGGACACTCAAGAGGTCCCTCTAGAGAAGGCTAAGCAGGTGCTCAAGATCATCGCAACTTACAAACACACCACCTCCATCTTTGATGACTTCTCCCACTATGAGAAGagacaggaagaagaggaggttgTCAGAAAG ACCTATGAGCCAGCTCCAATACAGAGAGGGTCTCGACTTGATCAG GAACGCCAAAACCGAAGTAAACCACAATAG
- the LOC139367641 gene encoding sodium/potassium-transporting ATPase subunit beta-1-interacting protein 3-like has translation MGCCSGRCMLIFLCTLQVMTALERQAFDFLGYQWAPIMVNFLQIIMVILSLFGTIQYRPRYVVLYLLWTLLWVAWNVFVCCFYLDLGGLSKESDLLSLGVSSHLSWWKDNGPGCDDRDLPAARWQSLESPELIYALGCWLEYQYIEVLHCIIQLLISLLGFVYACYMVSTFTEEEDSFNFIGGVHYPSKTSPLYL, from the exons ATGGGTTGCTGTTCAGGACGATGTATGCTGATCTTCCTCTGCACTCTCCAAGTG ATGACAGCATTGGAGAGGCAGGCTTTTGACTTCCTTGGTTACCAGTGGGCTCCCATCATGGTCAACTTCCTGCAAATAATCATGGTTATCCTCAGCCTCTTTGGAACCATCCAGTACAGGCCACGCTACGTTGTTCTA TACCTGCTGTGGACATTACTGTGGGTGGCCTGGAATGTCTTTGTGTGCTGTTTCTATTTGGACCTGGGAGGCCTTTCCAAG GAGAGCGACCTGCTATCCCTGGGTGTATCCTCACACCTTTCATGGTGGAAAGACAACGGGCCAGGCTGTGATGACAGGGACCTTCCTGCCGCTAGGTGGCAGAGTCTGGAGAGCCCAGAACTCATCTATGCTCTGGGATGCTGGCTGGAATACCAATACATAGAGGTCCTACATTGTATCATACAACTCCTAATCTCT CTCTTGGGATTCGTCTATGCCTGCTATATGGTCAGCACCTTcactgaggaggaggacagcT TTAATTTCATTGGTGGGGTCCATTACCCATCTAAAACATCGCCGCTGTATTTATAG